The Chiloscyllium punctatum isolate Juve2018m chromosome 45, sChiPun1.3, whole genome shotgun sequence genome has a segment encoding these proteins:
- the ppil1 gene encoding peptidyl-prolyl cis-trans isomerase-like 1: protein MSGIPPDTWQPKTVTLETTMGNITLELYWKHAPKTCKNFAELTRRGYYNSTKFHRVISDFVIQGGDPTGTGRGGSSIYGKHFEDELHKDLKFTGAGILAMANAGPDTNGSQFFITLGPTPLLDGKHTIFGRVCQGLSVTKRIALVETNRDDRPTDDVIILKATVSH, encoded by the exons ATGTCGGGGATTCCTCCGGACACCTGGCAACCCAAAACTGTTACATTGGAGACCAC tatGGGAAACATAACGCTGGAGTTGTATTGGAAGCATGCACCAAAAACCTGCAAGAACTTCGCTGAGCTGACTCGAAGGGGTTATTATAATAGTACAAAGTTCCATAGAGTCATCAGTGATTTTGTGATTCAGGGAGGAGATCCAACTGGGACAG GTAGAGGAGGCTCATCTATTTATGGAAAGCATTTTGAAGATGAATTGCACAAAGATTTAAAATTCACAG GTGCAGGGATTCTTGCCATGGCAAATGCAGGCCCAGATACAAATGGCAGCCAGTTCTTCATTACATTGGGACCCACACCACTACTGGATGGAAAGCATACAATCTTTGGTCGTGTGTGCCAAGGGTTGTCAGTAACTAAACGTATTGCATTAGTGGAAACTAATCGTGATGACCGACCTACAGATGACGTAATCATTTTGAAAGCCACAGTATCGCATTAA
- the LOC140467306 gene encoding uncharacterized protein isoform X1 has translation MNLAADDDSNFITEETFDFGIGFPSESQESLLENDPEEVLIAPVKHSERCVAMGIDVNYNNGNQQKTNEAVLKWSPLSAEKLVEIVKEANRLANQFEKCALKEKENAKIQGREDRSCNDRSKLEKESKAKIRLLQDDRTCKKSPRSPRRDTFFVLDSPNKALLPSVNLQVINENSPIANTGHAHSIEHEISNSRIGLTSESERITTAKPMQTKEGNLSTEIKQAAVKKQSMLSKPSGLKLPSGFNRKGNMHSLSPSKPYQYPKKDSLHTPLTSTGSLKQTKGASLKNPENRSGKSTVLHNKQSREKASMISEANMHCSSISFKLSADTNLKLLPSANKASSKEINEIQPPSKIPPVNRLRPGSVPSICTGNKNERASSAVHKGKVSERQYKTTVTSTKHLSSTTYTSASQIRSQPKKTTSSNVKR, from the exons ATGAATTTGGCAGCTGATGATG ATTCTAACTTCATAACTGAAGAAACATTTGATTTTGGAATTGGTTTCCCATCTGAAAG CCAAGAATCATTGCTTGAAAATGACCCTGAAGAAGTTTTAATTGCCCCAGTCAAGCACTCTGAGAGGTGTGTTGCTATGGGAATTGACGTGAATTATAATAATGGAAATCAGCAGAAAACAAATGAAGCTGTGCTGAAGTGGAGTCCGCTAAGTGCAGAAAAACTAGTAGAAATAGTAAAGGAAGCGAATCGTCTGGCAAATCAATTTGAAAAATGTgctttgaaggaaaaggaaaatGCAAAAATTCAGGGAAGAGAGGACAGAAGTTGCAATGATCGATCAAAATTGGAAAAAGAATCCAAAGCCAAAATCAGACTTTTGCAAGATGACAGAACATGTAAAAAAAGTCCTCGAAGTCCAAGGAGAGATACATTTTTTGTGTTGGATAGCCCAAATAAAGCTCTTCTTCCTTCTGTGAATCTTCAGGTTATAAATGAAAACAGCCCAATCGCTAACACCGGACATGCACATTCCATTGAACACGAAATCAGCAACAGCAGAATAGGTTTGACCAGTGAGTCTGAACGAATAACTACCGCCAAACCAATGCAAACAAAGGAAGGTAACCTATCCACAGAAATCAAGCAAGCTGCTGTTAAGAAG CAGTCAATGCTTTCCAAACCATCTGGTTTGAAACTTCCATCTGGTTTTAACAGGAAAGGAAATATGCATTCActatctccatctaaaccctatcAATATCCAAAAAAGGATTCATTGCACACACCCTTGACTTCTACAGGCAGTCTAAAGCAAACCAAAG GTGCATCATTAAAGAATCCAGAGAATCGTTCAGGAAAGAGTACTGTCTTGCATAACAAACAAAGTCGAGAGAAAGCCTCAATGATATCAGAAGCCAATATGCATTGTTCATCAATCTCTTTTAAACTCTCTGCTGACACCAACCTGAAGCTACTCCCAAGTGCTAACAAAGCTTCGAGCAAGGAGATCAATGAAATACAGCCACCAAGCAAAATCCCTCCTGTAAACCGATTGAGACCCGGATCTGTCCCATCTATTTGCACTGGTAATAAAAATGAAAGAGCCAGTTCAGCTGTACATAAAGGGAAAGTATCAGAAAGACAGTACAAAACCACAG TTACTTCAACTAAGCATCTGAGTTCCACTACATATACTTCAGCAAGCCAAATTAGGTCTCAGCCGAAGAAAACAACTTCAAGTAATGTAAAAAG ATGA
- the LOC140467306 gene encoding uncharacterized protein isoform X2, which produces MNLAADDDSNFITEETFDFGIGFPSESQESLLENDPEEVLIAPVKHSERCVAMGIDVNYNNGNQQKTNEAVLKWSPLSAEKLVEIVKEANRLANQFEKCALKEKENAKIQGREDRSCNDRSKLEKESKAKIRLLQDDRTCKKSPRSPRRDTFFVLDSPNKALLPSVNLQVINENSPIANTGHAHSIEHEISNSRIGLTSESERITTAKPMQTKEGNLSTEIKQAAVKKQSMLSKPSGLKLPSGFNRKGNMHSLSPSKPYQYPKKDSLHTPLTSTGSLKQTKGASLKNPENRSGKSTVLHNKQSREKASMISEANMHCSSISFKLSADTNLKLLPSANKASSKEINEIQPPSKIPPVNRLRPGSVPSICTGNKNERASSAVHKGKVSERQYKTTVTSTKHLSSTTYTSASQIRSQPKKTTSSNVKR; this is translated from the exons ATGAATTTGGCAGCTGATGATG ATTCTAACTTCATAACTGAAGAAACATTTGATTTTGGAATTGGTTTCCCATCTGAAAG CCAAGAATCATTGCTTGAAAATGACCCTGAAGAAGTTTTAATTGCCCCAGTCAAGCACTCTGAGAGGTGTGTTGCTATGGGAATTGACGTGAATTATAATAATGGAAATCAGCAGAAAACAAATGAAGCTGTGCTGAAGTGGAGTCCGCTAAGTGCAGAAAAACTAGTAGAAATAGTAAAGGAAGCGAATCGTCTGGCAAATCAATTTGAAAAATGTgctttgaaggaaaaggaaaatGCAAAAATTCAGGGAAGAGAGGACAGAAGTTGCAATGATCGATCAAAATTGGAAAAAGAATCCAAAGCCAAAATCAGACTTTTGCAAGATGACAGAACATGTAAAAAAAGTCCTCGAAGTCCAAGGAGAGATACATTTTTTGTGTTGGATAGCCCAAATAAAGCTCTTCTTCCTTCTGTGAATCTTCAGGTTATAAATGAAAACAGCCCAATCGCTAACACCGGACATGCACATTCCATTGAACACGAAATCAGCAACAGCAGAATAGGTTTGACCAGTGAGTCTGAACGAATAACTACCGCCAAACCAATGCAAACAAAGGAAGGTAACCTATCCACAGAAATCAAGCAAGCTGCTGTTAAGAAG CAGTCAATGCTTTCCAAACCATCTGGTTTGAAACTTCCATCTGGTTTTAACAGGAAAGGAAATATGCATTCActatctccatctaaaccctatcAATATCCAAAAAAGGATTCATTGCACACACCCTTGACTTCTACAGGCAGTCTAAAGCAAACCAAAG GTGCATCATTAAAGAATCCAGAGAATCGTTCAGGAAAGAGTACTGTCTTGCATAACAAACAAAGTCGAGAGAAAGCCTCAATGATATCAGAAGCCAATATGCATTGTTCATCAATCTCTTTTAAACTCTCTGCTGACACCAACCTGAAGCTACTCCCAAGTGCTAACAAAGCTTCGAGCAAGGAGATCAATGAAATACAGCCACCAAGCAAAATCCCTCCTGTAAACCGATTGAGACCCGGATCTGTCCCATCTATTTGCACTGGTAATAAAAATGAAAGAGCCAGTTCAGCTGTACATAAAGGGAAAGTATCAGAAAGACAGTACAAAACCACAG TTACTTCAACTAAGCATCTGAGTTCCACTACATATACTTCAGCAAGCCAAATTAGGTCTCAGCCGAAGAAAACAACTTCAAGTAATGTAAAAAGGTAA